The genomic segment AGAAACATGGCACCGGAGGGAATTGGATTTCTCTCCCTCTCAAAGCTGGTAtgtatgtgtgtatgtatatcgCGGCTTCTATCGAACGACTAACTAGTCCAAAAGTGGAGCTGTTtcttgatattttgaaaagttaGATTAGATTCTTGCAAGGTTCGAGAGTGGTAGCGTGTGAGTTTCGATTTTATTGGTTTGTTAGTCTTTTTGGtggtttttatatgattttgcTTTTGGAGATTAGATCTCAGAAGATGCGGAAAAAGTTGTAGACTGAGGTGGCTGAACTATCTCAGACCAAATATCAGACATGGGGAATTTTCAGATGATGAAGATAGAGTCATTTGCAGCCTTTTTGCTAGCATTGGAAGCAGGTATATATAGATCGACTCACTCTAAAAATTTAGCTGCAGGGAATGTAGCATGAGGCCGGGGTAATTTGACTAGTTTTCGTTGtgtgtttcttttttttttttctccccCAAACATAAATTAAATCTTGCAGTGTCAACCTCTAGAGTTTGCCATTAAATCATAAGTCGAATTTCGAATTTTCATATCCACCTtggattttatatatttagggTTCGTTTGATCATGCAGATGGTCAATAATAGCAGCTCAATTACCAGGAAGAACGGACAACGACATCAAGAACTACTGGAACACGAAGCTGAAAAAGAAAATCTTGTTGGGGGCATCCAAATCCTACCAATTATTATCCAAGATAAATATCAATCCCATCCAACGAAACCCTTCAATCTCTTCTCCATATCCATCTCTTGAGACCCCATTTGAATATGGTAAAATCACAACATATCCCACCAATATTTCCGAAGATATTAAGGTTTTCTCCGATGGTACTGATCCCATATCTCCAACTTTCCCCACAACTGTTTCTTCAAATCCCACCACCCATTCAGTATTTCAAGCTCAAAATCATGGATACTTGAGCTTAACACAGTATGATGAGGCGATAAATTGTAACAATAATACTAGTAACTATATCATGTTCGGAGGGGAAGCTAGCTGCACTTCATCCGATGTAAGCTCCGATGGTGAAAACCTAAATCTACAGAAATATCTATACAATAATGGGATTGATATTGAAGGTGATCAGAAATTCTTGATTAATAATCCTGGTGGCTTTGGTGCTGATCTTGAGAACCCGTTGGATTACAGTATTGAGGAGATTAAACAGCTGATTAGCAGTAACAGTATTTGCAGTGATGATTTATTTGTGGATGGAATCAAGACAGAAGAACAAGTGTTGTACTACtgacaaaaatattacttatttcATGAAAAATCTCTctttaatttctttttatttaattttttagtgtaaatattttaaaaaatttctgtTCAATACAATTTATTTTGGGCATGTGATGTGTTACTTTACATTTTAATTgaaattaaaagttaaaaaaattttgagctACATTTTTGTGCTTGAGACTTGGCTCCACCACGAGGGGCAATCATCATTTCTGCAAAATAATGCGAAAGATAATCTTATTCTTTACACATAGTTTTccgtgatatatatatatatatatatatatctatcttTACACATAGTCTTGCGTGAGTGCATGAGATATGTAGTATATCAAAACTCCATATATATTAGTTTTGTTTTGTTGCATAGATATCTACCGTATATATTTATGTGTGCATCGATCAGGAACGGATCCAGGAATAAAAGTTGGGGGGCTTGAAGTCAATATgataagttatatattattaaaaaaaaatttacattatatcgttcaacgaagttgtgccatacgagattttaaaacataaaattcatcaataataGAATTTACACCAATATATTTAGCTAAATCTCGTTCAATATAGAGTGTCAAACAATCGGCAAGAAAGTCATCCTCCATTTTATTGCGAAGTGCCGTCTTCACATGCTTCATTGCTGAAAAAGCCCGCTCAGTAGTGGCAGTAGACACAGgtaatgtcaaaacaagatgaaTCAATCTAGTCAACATAACATAAACACTTGACCGTCCACTCTCGGTCAATTGCTGACACAACTCAACAAGTGTAGAAACCTTTAAATTCTGCATCACATCAAGTTTATAATGTATCAATTCATACTCCAAAGCAACAATTTTTTGATCTGTGAAATCTCCAGGATAAAACTTCTTCGCAAGCTTGCAAATATCATCACTGTTAAATGAGTCAAATGAATTTTTAGGATCTAAAGCTGTACTAAGATAAAGAAGTTTCACCGATGACTCATTGAACCGAGTATTTAACTCCatcaaaatgaaatatattgctgcattaaaaacatcaaagtgGTAATGATGTTCTATTGTAGTTTGCCGACAGGAACGTCCAATCTTATATAGACAATCAAGGTCAGGTACATCAATTTCATTTCTTGAGCAAAAAACTTTAACTTCCTGAAGAAATTCATTCCACCCACATTCTCTAAATTCTTGAAGGCGAGTTTTGGTAGTAGTGACAAATGTGATAGCAGTCAAAATGTCttgagattttctttgaagaatttGACAAAGAGTATCTGttgttctcataattttatgcattaagtgcaaaataaacacaaattcaaaGCTTGCCATGTTTCTGTAAATCCCCCGAACTTCAGCCTTAACTCTTCCATTTGGAGAATAATCACTGAGAACTTCAAAAACTTTGCAAGTTGCAGTGTACATACCTATCAAGCTTTTTACCGAATCATAGTGAGAACTCCAACGAGTAGCTCCTGCTCGTTGCAAATTACCAATCTGGTTTGCACCACTTCCAGAATCACGTTCTCCAATTGACAACATATACTCAATTTCATTTCTCTGTGCAGTATGTAATTCAGCAATGCGCTTAGTAGAAGAAGTGACAATATTAACAATATTGTCCAAATGAGAAAAGAATTCACAAATAACACTAACATCCTTAGCTGCAGAAACCAATGTCAGTTGTAAACGATGTGCAAAACAGTGGATATAGTATGCATAGGgacaatctttgagaaataatgCTTGAAGTCCATTCCACGCTCCACGCATATTGCTAGCACCATCATATCCTTGGCCTCTGATTTTCTTAACATGGAAATCATGATGAACAAGAACATTTGATATCTCatttttcaaattcattgaGGTAGTGTCACTAACACTTTTGATGGCAAAAAATctttctgtcaaaatcccatGATTGTTCACAAACCTCAATATAATGGCCATTTGCTCTCGTTTAGATATATCTCGGGCTTCATCAACAAGAATACAGAAGTATttatctccaacttcttcacgAACCATCTGTCGTACTCTATTGGCCATAATATGTAAAATCTCATTCTGAATTTCTGGAGCGATATATTGGGCATTTTTTGGAGCATTCTCAAGCACAACTTCATCAATTTCTATATTCATTTTTGCAAAAGCCTTCACCCattcaagaaaatttccacGATTAGATGAAGATAGAGATTCATCGTTACCTCTAAAAGCACAACCTTGAAGTGCTAGACAACGAACAGCTACAATTGAGGTGCTCAAACGCAGacgatttttctctttttcctctTTAAATTGTGCATGCATCACTTTATCAATATGTTGTGAGGGCCTcatcaaattttcagcccttctcTCACACATAGTATGAGGTGAAGAAGCTGCAGAACCAATATGGGCAAGAAAAGCACATGTTTTTCCTTGGTTTACCCTTTTCCAATTGTCAAATCCTTCATTGACCAATGCCGAGATATTAGATGAATTAACATCATTcaggaaaagaaaacaatagaaacaatatgccttatttgttgaaggcgaatactccaaccaataaaatttctgaaaccattttttctgaaaacgacgattctggcttccaaattttgtacctggatactccaacatatctggttgataaggccccatatttagatatgaacgtcttatctcatctcgtacattaacatgatattcacatatctgttttctttttcctgGATCTCGTTCAATAAAAGTAGACGAAGACTGATGATCGTCTCTAGGAGAGGAACATGAAGGAATTTGGATATGGGGAAATAGAAGACTTTCACTGGATTGATGTTGCATTGTAAGGACCGTAGGAATTGAAGTATCTTCACTAGCTTGACGATCTCTCTTCTTAAAGAAAGATGATATCaatgtttttcctttctttgtagcagattgatattccattttgaaatagttcaatttataatcctaaacaagaataaaataattattaaccaAATAAACAAGTAATAGTCACTCAACAActcaacaacaaacaatcaaGAAACCACAAATCACACACAGATAAgctataaaaaaacaaaataaaaaatgtatagcCGATTCTTACCTGGATTGTTGTCTTGCCGATGAGCAATTCGATTTCTTCGGGAGTCCGCAATTCTATTCTGTAGCTAAAGGGCTTGGGACTTGGGAGAGAAATTTTGTAGAATTGAGGTGGGGCGGATCAGAGGATAAATTTGGTCTCATCCTTGTAAATGGACGTGACTTGATTGGACTAAGACATTGATgtacgacggtttttgaaacaaccgtcgctattagagacggtttttcaaaaaacagtcgctaatagcgactgtTATTAGCGACTGTTTGAATAAACCGTCACTAGTAGCGACGGTGCAattaaaaccgtcgccgatccaGATCGGCGGCAGTTTtactaaaaccgtcgcaaatattagcgacggtttttgaaaaaccgtcgctaaattattaaaaaagtgGGCTGGGCTACAGCCCAGTACAGCCCTAGAATACATCCGTCTCTGGCATCGATCAGgactttattatatattactCTATTATTATCTTACTAATTATTATATTTCGGTCGATGCTAATCCTAATCTCTATTCTCCGACAATCGTTACTATAATTTAACACCTCCATGAATTGTTTATTTTAATGATTGAGATGTCATgaaacataatttatttaataatgtCCCTGTCGAGGATCAATTGAGATTTCGTTTTACTAATAATAAAATCCAAATTATGCTCGCCATATAATTTTCACGTTTCCAAAATGCTATTGTTTCTATTCTAATGTGATTTTGGTCCgttatattgttaaatttcaATTTCGGTTCGATATGtttaatttttgacaattttggTCCAAATTTGGCAAAAAAAAAATCCTACTCGACGGAATCTAATGATTTAGCGTTAGAACTTGCTTGTGTTGCATAAAAATCAGAGAATTTTCAAAACGGAGGAAAAATTGTCCTACATTGCACATAAATAGGTGGAACGTGTGTTTTTTTGACCAAAATACgactaaaattcaaaaaaaattaaattaattaaaccatACTAAAATTTCAATTTGACTATATATAGAGTAGAATAAAATCACAACATGAAAAACAAAtgaatcgaaaaagaaaatttccaaaataataaTCACAACCATTGTGTTTTCtactatatttttaaaaaataattgtaatAATATATACTTCTCTGAAAATCGAATTATCAAAAATTCGTTTTTAAATAAGTCCATTTCCAACGGTTGCAATAGCCACATCTGTCCATATTTAAACAAGCCATTATTAATTACTTTTTTCTCTAGTGGGAACAAAATTGACTTGAAATGGTTgcggtcaaaataaataaatcccaCTTGGGTGAACAAAGACTTTAGGGCTCTTTTATCAGATCATAGTACTTTTTATTATCTATTAACAATCTACCgtacttttttaaaatttattaaaatattgtaaaaaaattaaaaaaaataaataaatcttttactCCCCCGCCCTTCCAAATGGGGGGAGCAAACTGTAGGGGAGGCAGGGGAGGCAGAAATTAAGTTAAATTCTCCCCCGCCTGACGTTCAGACGGGGGAgaatctttttaaaaaatttcgcTTGCCCGCCTATTGCAGTGGCGggcaaatttaaatatttttaaaatagaattcctctatatatatacacgagACTTGCATTTTGTATTCAAAGATTTTTCACTTGTATTGTGTTCACAGAAGTTCACTTGCATTTTGTATTCAAAGGTTGTTCAAAAATTTGTCGGTAtggatttgatttatttttcgtctcaaatttttttaataaaattttgaattctaataATTTTATACCTTCTGTCTCTTGATTTATTTCAGGAAGTGTAGATATTGGTATTATCGTGCCTATCTTATTAAAAGGTAAATAATATTTCTAAGTGTTGATAAAATTATTTGtattcaattaatttatttgatggttgtattatattaattttaatttatgtttaGAAATTTTTAATCTTAATTCGTTAAAATTATTATCTTTAAGTTttgttatgatatatttatttgttaatttgttatcataaatattattgaagtgtttttatttattatgtttacgTAAAAATGATATATTTGTTTAGAAGGATTTTAAAATGACCTTCtacacatgtatgtttatgatCAAATTTAACTTTAAGTTAGTTTTTAAAACTAgcacttaattaaattaaatttcaattatatcatttgaatcattttcataatgacACAAAACATGTTAAATTAAGTCAAATAAGAGGGATTATTTCCTATTATCATCATAATTAAATTTGGTATTAGATTAAATAACTAATCAAACTAACATATTAATTATGTTAATTGCTAAATATGTTAATTAGCTTTTTACATTGTTTTTATGAATACCGTTGTTAatataaataatcattttcACAATTCTATTCAAACTATtctttaagaatttaaaattttgatctgatattttgtaatatttcttattaaatttattacttTGTATATAGtagcgttttttttttttaagattagatctaatattttgtaatattaataatttgtaaaatGTAGGAGAAAAAGTTATGATTTAGTagtatcatttaattaaaatattagacataaataataaaataaaatctaaaaaatttattagacATGAATTTAATCATCGAGATAAActtttatatgtttattattttttagtgTTAAATTAAAGATCacgtaatataatatatttatttcaattattattcGAGAAATTTTAGGGAATAAAATGGGTCAAATGTTTTTTGATCAAAAATAATTCACTGAGTTGTAATAGTGAAAAAGGTAGTTGAAGATTATAAAATAATGCAATGCTATATTATAAAATCTTTAACAAAcaagaatattttgaaaaatagtgTCTTAAGATGgactataataattaaatttatatcaATTAAATCACAATGATTATTCGACACAAATTCATGCCGACATTTAAAGATATGATAAGATACAGCCAAACTTATCAATCAAATATACATCAATAAGTGTGTAAAAATATCAATTGATATAGATGGACAATAATAATGATCTCTTCACGTGAGTTCAAATCCATCTTTTTGTATAGTAACGTTAAATCATCTttttagataaaataaaatatattaatttcgtTGTTTTCCATTACCCACCAATAATTacacaaaaaaacaaaattattataTCTAAAACATAAACGAACAcgtcataaaaaacaaaagaattctactttaaaaatatttaaatttgccCGCCGATGCAATAGGCGGGGGCAagcattttaaattttataatttaaaaatatattctaTAGGCgggtaaaatttaaaattaatttttctgcCCCGCCTCCTGCAAAGGcgggaaatattttaaaaaaaataactctCCCCCGCCTGTCATAAAGGCGGGGgagaatttaaattaatttcttTCTCCCCCGCCTGTAGGGGAGGCGGGGGAGGTGAAATAATTTGCTCCCCCCATTTGGAAGGGCGGGGGAGTAAAagttctatttatttttttttacaatattttaataaatttttgaaaaatacggTAGATtgttaatataaaattaaaagtgCTATAATTTGATAAAAGACCCAAAACTTTAGCAAATGAGAAATTGAAGTCCTCttaattaatcattaattaaatgaatttaaattCCATTAGAAACAGTCCACGCTAAGATTCCGAGAAAAATGTGACCATGAtatatatcaccatataaaaattattgaCCAAGTTCTTTTTTAAACCcataaaattcaatgagaaaattaaatttattttgaaatttttgtgatcaaatatttaattattttttaaaaaaaattaaatgaaaaagtTGGGGAAAATAGAGTTTTAGGATTAATGACCACTATTTCAATATATGTTAGAGGATTATTATGTAAGAAAAATGTAATTACATTTTTCATATTGTTTTGTTATTCTGGTCATATGTTGTTAAATTTCAGTCTTAGTTCGCTATCTTTGTATTTTTGgataattttagtttttttcgaCATG from the Primulina tabacum isolate GXHZ01 chromosome 16, ASM2559414v2, whole genome shotgun sequence genome contains:
- the LOC142529130 gene encoding uncharacterized protein LOC142529130 produces the protein MGRAPCCDKANVKKGPWSPEEDAKLKEYIEKHGTGGNWISLPLKADLRRCGKSCRLRWLNYLRPNIRHGEFSDDEDRVICSLFASIGSRWSIIAAQLPGRTDNDIKNYWNTKLKKKILLGASKSYQLLSKININPIQRNPSISSPYPSLETPFEYGKITTYPTNISEDIKVFSDGTDPISPTFPTTVSSNPTTHSVFQAQNHGYLSLTQYDEAINCNNNTSNYIMFGGEASCTSSDVSSDGENLNLQKYLYNNGIDIEGDQKFLINNPGGFGADLENPLDYSIEEIKQLISSNSICSDDLFVDGIKTEEQVLYY
- the LOC142528520 gene encoding uncharacterized protein LOC142528520; protein product: MCERRAENLMRPSQHIDKVMHAQFKEEKEKNRLRLSTSIVAVRCLALQGCAFRGNDESLSSSNRGNFLEWVKAFAKMNIEIDEVVLENAPKNAQYIAPEIQNEILHIMANRVRQMVREEVGDKYFCILVDEARDISKREQMAIILRFVNNHGILTERFFAIKSVSDTTSMNLKNEISNVLVHHDFHVKKIRGQGYDGASNMRGAWNGLQALFLKDCPYAYYIHCFAHRLQLTLVSAAKDVSVICEFFSHLDNIVNIVTSSTKRIAELHTAQRNEIEYMLSIGERDSGSGANQIGNLQRAGATRWSSHYDSVKSLIGMYTATCKVFEVLSDYSPNGRVKAEVRGIYRNMASFEFVFILHLMHKIMRTTDTLCQILQRKSQDILTAITFVTTTKTRLQEFRECGWNEFLQEVKVFCSRNEIDVPDLDCLYKIGRSCRQTTIEHHYHFDVFNAAIYFILMELNTRFNESSVKLLYLSTALDPKNSFDSFNSDDICKLAKKFYPGDFTDQKIVALEYELIHYKLDVMQNLKVSTLVELCQQLTESGRSSVYVMLTRLIHLVLTLPVSTATTERAFSAMKHVKTALRNKMEDDFLADCLTLYIERDLAKYIGK